The following proteins are encoded in a genomic region of Streptomyces sp. NBC_01723:
- a CDS encoding VOC family protein — MGISIHTTVLPHDDPDASLVFYRDVLGFEVRQDVGQGAMRWITVGPAGQPDISLLLAPPAADPGITEAERRTVAEMMAKGTYGWLLLATKDLDGTFEKLRAGNAEIVQEPTEQPYGIRDCAFRDPAGNQIRIQEVH; from the coding sequence ATGGGTATCAGCATTCACACCACCGTCCTCCCGCACGACGACCCGGACGCGTCGCTGGTGTTCTACCGCGACGTCCTCGGGTTCGAGGTCCGGCAGGACGTGGGGCAGGGCGCGATGCGCTGGATCACCGTCGGGCCCGCCGGTCAGCCGGACATCTCGCTGCTGCTGGCGCCGCCCGCCGCCGACCCCGGGATCACCGAGGCCGAGCGCCGGACCGTCGCGGAGATGATGGCCAAGGGCACCTACGGGTGGCTGCTGCTCGCCACCAAGGACCTCGACGGCACCTTCGAGAAGCTGCGGGCCGGGAACGCCGAAATCGTCCAGGAGCCGACCGAGCAGCCGTACGGCATCCGGGACTGCGCCTTCCGCGACCCGGCCGGCAACCAGATCCGTATCCAGGAAGTGCACTGA